A genomic region of Bradyrhizobium sp. ORS 278 contains the following coding sequences:
- a CDS encoding EVE domain-containing protein, producing MSYWLVKSEPSVWSWDQQVEKGAKGEAWTGVRNYTARQNLVAMKQGELAFYYHSNEGKAIVGIAEIIKEAYPDPTDKTEKFVCVDIKAHKAFKTPVTLAAIKAEPKLAEMALVKQSRLSVQPVTPEEWKLVCKMGGV from the coding sequence ATGAGCTATTGGCTGGTGAAATCCGAACCCTCGGTCTGGTCCTGGGACCAGCAGGTGGAGAAGGGCGCCAAGGGCGAGGCGTGGACCGGCGTGCGCAACTACACGGCGCGGCAGAACCTCGTGGCGATGAAGCAAGGCGAGCTCGCCTTCTACTACCATTCCAACGAGGGCAAGGCGATCGTCGGCATCGCCGAGATCATCAAGGAAGCCTATCCCGACCCGACGGACAAGACCGAGAAATTCGTCTGCGTCGACATCAAGGCGCACAAGGCCTTCAAGACCCCGGTGACGCTAGCCGCCATCAAGGCCGAGCCGAAGCTCGCAGAGATGGCGCTGGTGAAGCAGTCACGCCTGTCGGTACAGCCGGTGACTCCCGAGGAATGGAAGCTCGTCTGCAAGATGGGCGGGGTGTAG
- a CDS encoding ammonium transporter, whose protein sequence is MTFKRPTSAGWVTLAIAGLCIASLADVAFAEDAPAAAAAAAPVPNKGDTAWMLVSSALVLMMSVPGLALFYGGLVRTKNMAAILTQVFAIVAMVGVVWTLYGYSLAFTDGGSMTSWIGGFSKAFMHGIDANSTAATFSNGVVIPELAYFVFQMTFAMITPALIVGAFAERIKFSAVMLFVLLWVTFIYFPIAHWVWYIAAPDDVAAAAKALAAAGDAAAKTAAQAKLDEVTGAVGWLAGAGALDFAGGTVVHINAGIAGLVGAVLIGKRTGYGKELMAPHSLTMTMIGASLLWVGWFGFNAGSNLESNGVTALAFVNTMVATAGAALSWLLCEWAVKGKPSLLGICSGAVAGLVAVTPASGLAGPIGALVLGLIVSPVCLFFVSTVKNSLGYDDALDVFGVHCIGGIIGALATGILVNPALGGVGITDYTNITGNNAGTYDFATQMVAQIKAVVATLVWSGVGSAILYKVVDVIIGLRPTVEQEREGLDITDHGERAYNY, encoded by the coding sequence ATGACGTTCAAGCGTCCAACCAGCGCGGGATGGGTCACGCTCGCAATTGCCGGGCTCTGCATCGCGAGCCTCGCCGACGTGGCGTTCGCTGAAGATGCGCCGGCCGCCGCTGCTGCAGCCGCTCCCGTTCCCAACAAGGGCGACACCGCCTGGATGCTCGTGTCCAGCGCGCTCGTTCTGATGATGTCCGTCCCCGGCCTCGCGCTGTTCTATGGCGGCCTCGTCCGTACCAAGAACATGGCCGCGATCCTGACTCAGGTGTTCGCGATCGTCGCGATGGTCGGCGTGGTCTGGACGCTCTACGGCTACTCGCTCGCCTTCACCGATGGCGGCAGCATGACCTCGTGGATCGGCGGCTTCTCGAAGGCCTTCATGCACGGCATCGACGCCAACTCGACGGCAGCGACGTTCTCGAACGGCGTCGTCATTCCGGAGCTCGCCTACTTCGTGTTCCAGATGACCTTCGCGATGATCACTCCGGCCCTGATCGTCGGCGCCTTCGCCGAGCGCATCAAGTTCTCGGCGGTGATGCTGTTCGTGCTGCTCTGGGTCACCTTCATCTACTTCCCGATCGCGCACTGGGTCTGGTACATCGCCGCTCCGGACGACGTCGCTGCTGCTGCCAAGGCTCTCGCCGCCGCTGGCGACGCCGCTGCCAAGACCGCCGCTCAGGCCAAGCTCGATGAAGTCACCGGCGCCGTCGGCTGGCTCGCCGGCGCTGGCGCTCTCGACTTCGCCGGCGGCACCGTCGTTCACATCAACGCCGGCATCGCCGGCTTGGTGGGCGCTGTCCTGATCGGCAAGCGCACCGGCTACGGCAAGGAGCTGATGGCCCCGCACTCGCTGACCATGACCATGATCGGCGCTTCGCTGCTGTGGGTCGGCTGGTTCGGCTTCAATGCCGGTTCGAACCTCGAATCGAACGGCGTGACGGCTCTGGCCTTCGTCAACACCATGGTCGCTACCGCCGGCGCGGCGCTGTCCTGGCTGCTGTGCGAATGGGCTGTCAAGGGCAAGCCCTCGCTGCTCGGCATCTGCTCGGGCGCGGTGGCCGGTCTCGTCGCCGTCACCCCGGCCTCCGGCCTCGCCGGCCCGATCGGCGCGCTGGTCCTCGGCCTGATCGTCTCGCCGGTCTGCCTGTTCTTCGTCTCCACCGTGAAGAACTCGCTCGGCTATGACGACGCGCTGGACGTGTTCGGCGTGCACTGCATCGGCGGCATCATCGGCGCGCTGGCCACCGGCATCCTGGTCAACCCGGCTCTCGGCGGCGTCGGCATCACCGACTACACCAACATCACCGGCAACAACGCCGGCACCTACGACTTCGCCACGCAGATGGTGGCGCAGATCAAGGCTGTCGTCGCCACGCTGGTGTGGTCGGGTGTCGGCTCGGCGATCCTCTACAAGGTCGTCGACGTGATCATCGGCCTGCGTCCGACCGTCGAGCAGGAGCGCGAGGGTCTGGACATCACCGACCACGGCGAGCGCGCCTACAACTACTGA
- a CDS encoding P-II family nitrogen regulator, which yields MKIVMAIIKPFKLEEVRDALTAIGVHGLTVTEVKGYGRQKGHTEIYRGAEYAVSFLPKIKIEVAIPSDQVDKTIDAISSAAKTGQIGDGKIFVISLDHAVRIRTGEADAAAL from the coding sequence ATGAAAATTGTTATGGCGATCATTAAGCCATTCAAGCTCGAAGAAGTCCGGGACGCCCTGACCGCCATCGGCGTTCATGGTCTCACGGTGACGGAAGTAAAGGGGTACGGCCGTCAGAAAGGTCATACGGAAATCTATCGCGGCGCTGAATACGCGGTGAGCTTTCTGCCCAAGATCAAGATCGAGGTCGCGATCCCCTCCGACCAGGTCGACAAGACCATCGACGCGATCTCCTCGGCCGCCAAGACCGGTCAGATCGGCGACGGCAAGATCTTCGTCATCAGCCTCGACCACGCCGTGCGCATCCGCACCGGCGAAGCGGACGCTGCGGCTCTCTGA